One Corynebacterium appendicis CIP 107643 DNA window includes the following coding sequences:
- a CDS encoding DEAD/DEAH box helicase encodes MPSFSDLGLPKPIIDVLDTQGIAEPFPIQEAAIPAVLDGRDVLGRGPTGSGKTFTFGLPMLALLAGKPSRPGRPRGLILAPTRELAAQIRQRLDDPAAAMNLRVIEVVGGVNINNHIRALAAPADVLVATPGRAQDLINQGKLSFDDVAVTAIDEADQMADMGFLPQVRKLLDATPETGQRLLFSATLDGDVDKLVRRYLDDPVTHSTAPAAAAVDSMEHYQLLVGDRESRNAIVPLIAARDGKTIMFMRTKHGVDRQVKKLRRVGINAQGLHGDKGQGARTRAIEGFAGGSLPVLVATDIAARGIDISDVSLVVHIDPPAEHKAYLHRAGRTARAGTSGTVVTLVMDEQRKDVDQLLRKAGVDAKKVQVAAGAAELAKITGAREPNGDPLPPPGQAQASPKPRNQRSGGPRRGRQQSNSRTRTNSNGGRRRQRSSRRKEN; translated from the coding sequence GTGCCTTCTTTTTCTGATTTAGGGCTGCCGAAGCCCATCATCGATGTCCTGGACACCCAGGGCATCGCCGAACCTTTTCCCATCCAAGAAGCGGCGATTCCCGCGGTGCTCGACGGCCGCGACGTGCTCGGCCGGGGCCCAACGGGCTCGGGCAAGACCTTCACCTTCGGTCTTCCGATGCTCGCGCTGCTCGCCGGCAAACCGTCCCGCCCCGGCCGCCCGCGGGGTCTGATTTTGGCCCCCACGCGCGAGCTCGCCGCGCAGATCCGCCAGCGCCTCGACGATCCCGCCGCAGCCATGAACCTACGCGTCATTGAGGTCGTGGGCGGCGTCAACATCAACAACCACATCCGCGCGCTCGCGGCGCCTGCCGACGTTCTCGTCGCCACCCCGGGCCGTGCGCAAGATCTGATCAACCAGGGCAAGCTCAGCTTCGACGACGTCGCTGTCACGGCTATCGACGAAGCCGACCAGATGGCGGACATGGGCTTCCTCCCCCAGGTGCGCAAGCTTCTCGACGCCACCCCTGAGACCGGCCAGCGCCTGCTGTTCTCAGCGACGCTGGACGGCGACGTCGATAAGCTTGTGCGCCGCTACCTCGATGATCCCGTGACGCATTCGACTGCGCCCGCGGCTGCTGCCGTGGATTCGATGGAGCACTACCAGCTGCTCGTTGGCGACCGCGAGTCGCGCAATGCCATCGTGCCACTGATCGCCGCGCGCGACGGCAAGACGATCATGTTCATGCGCACCAAGCACGGCGTGGACCGCCAGGTGAAAAAACTGCGTCGCGTCGGCATCAACGCCCAGGGTCTCCACGGCGACAAGGGTCAGGGCGCGCGCACCCGCGCGATCGAGGGCTTCGCCGGCGGTTCCCTGCCCGTGCTGGTGGCCACAGATATCGCCGCGCGCGGCATCGACATCAGCGATGTCTCGCTCGTCGTGCACATCGACCCGCCCGCGGAGCACAAGGCCTACCTGCACCGCGCCGGCCGCACAGCCCGTGCGGGGACCTCCGGAACCGTAGTCACCCTCGTCATGGACGAGCAGCGCAAAGACGTCGACCAGCTCCTGCGGAAAGCCGGAGTGGACGCGAAGAAAGTCCAGGTTGCTGCCGGGGCCGCCGAGCTTGCTAAAATCACAGGAGCGCGGGAGCCGAACGGCGACCCGCTGCCGCCGCCGGGCCAAGCACAGGCCTCCCCGAAACCCCGCAACCAGCGCTCGGGAGGTCCGCGGCGCGGACGGCAACAGAGCAACTCTCGCACCCGCACCAACAGCAACGGTGGGCGCCGCCGACAAAGGAGTTCCAGGCGCAAAGAGAATTAA
- the gndA gene encoding NADP-dependent phosphogluconate dehydrogenase, with the protein MTSNDASPATAATDGTSATGQAQIGVVGMAVMGSNLARNFASRGHTVAIFNRSPEKTRAVMEQYGDEGSFIPSETIEDFVASLERPRKAVIMVQAGKATDAVIDQLVEAMDEGDIIIDGGNSLFTDTIRREKEVAAKGRHFVGAGISGGEEGALRGPSIMPGGPKESWETLGPLLEDISAKVDGVPCVTHIGPDGAGHFVKMVHNGIEYADMQVIGEAYHLLRYAAGIEPAELAEIFSEWNQGDLDSYLIEITAEVLRQVDAKTGKPFIDVIVDAAGQKGTGRWTVKEALDLGVPTTGIGEAVFARALSSALAQREAVKETGLPAGETATLESLGVDKEQFVEDVRRALYASKLVAYAQGFDEINAGSQEYGWGLKPQDLATIWRGGCIIRAKFLNRITEAYNNDPELPSLLLDPYFRGELENGLIDSWRRVVVTATQLGLPIPVFASSLSYYDSLRSDRLPAALIQGQRDFFGAHTYKRVDIEGTYHTTWSGEREEISY; encoded by the coding sequence ATGACTTCGAATGACGCTTCCCCCGCTACTGCAGCCACTGACGGAACCTCGGCGACCGGCCAAGCACAAATCGGTGTCGTGGGCATGGCTGTGATGGGCTCCAACCTGGCCCGCAATTTCGCCTCCCGCGGTCACACGGTGGCCATCTTCAACCGCTCCCCAGAGAAGACCCGTGCAGTCATGGAGCAATACGGCGACGAGGGCTCGTTCATCCCGTCGGAGACGATCGAGGATTTCGTCGCCTCCCTGGAACGCCCGCGTAAAGCCGTCATCATGGTCCAGGCGGGCAAGGCGACCGATGCCGTGATCGACCAGCTCGTCGAGGCGATGGATGAGGGCGACATCATTATCGACGGCGGCAACTCGCTGTTCACCGACACGATCCGCCGCGAAAAAGAGGTCGCGGCAAAGGGGCGTCACTTCGTGGGAGCCGGCATTTCCGGCGGCGAGGAGGGAGCGCTGCGCGGCCCCTCGATCATGCCGGGCGGCCCGAAGGAATCCTGGGAGACGCTCGGCCCCTTGCTCGAGGACATTTCCGCAAAGGTCGACGGTGTGCCGTGCGTGACGCACATCGGCCCGGACGGCGCGGGCCACTTCGTCAAAATGGTCCACAACGGCATCGAATACGCCGACATGCAGGTCATCGGCGAGGCCTACCACCTGTTGCGCTACGCCGCGGGTATCGAGCCGGCTGAGCTGGCGGAGATCTTCTCCGAGTGGAACCAGGGCGACCTGGACTCGTACCTCATCGAGATCACCGCTGAGGTCCTGCGTCAGGTGGACGCGAAGACGGGCAAGCCATTCATCGACGTCATCGTCGACGCCGCCGGCCAGAAAGGCACCGGCCGGTGGACCGTGAAGGAGGCTCTCGACCTGGGTGTGCCCACCACCGGCATCGGCGAGGCCGTCTTCGCCCGCGCGCTCTCGTCGGCCCTCGCGCAACGCGAGGCAGTCAAGGAGACGGGCTTGCCGGCCGGCGAGACCGCGACGTTGGAGTCCCTCGGTGTGGACAAGGAACAGTTCGTTGAGGATGTCCGCCGCGCCCTCTACGCTTCCAAGCTCGTGGCCTACGCCCAGGGTTTCGACGAGATCAACGCTGGCTCCCAGGAATACGGCTGGGGGCTCAAACCGCAGGATCTGGCCACCATCTGGCGCGGAGGCTGCATCATCCGCGCGAAATTCCTCAACCGCATCACCGAGGCGTACAACAACGACCCGGAGCTGCCGTCGCTGCTGCTCGACCCGTACTTCCGCGGCGAGCTGGAAAACGGCTTGATCGACTCCTGGCGCCGCGTGGTCGTCACCGCTACCCAGCTGGGTCTGCCAATCCCGGTCTTCGCCTCTAGCCTGTCCTATTACGACTCGCTGCGCTCCGACCGCCTGCCGGCTGCGCTCATCCAGGGCCAGCGCGACTTCTTCGGCGCACACACCTACAAGCGCGTCGACATAGAGGGCACGTACCACACGACGTGGTCCGGCGAGCGCGAGGAGATCAGCTACTAA
- a CDS encoding MerR family transcriptional regulator, which produces MDNVTAADGAEAPVQESLFDIGPSDEVGYRVPIACQVAGITYRQLDYWARTDLVRPSIRNATGSGSQRLYSFKDILVLKIVKGLLDTGISLQNIRLAVDKLRDRGINEISEITLVSDGTTVYECRSNDEIIDLLGGGQGVFGIAVPQIVKELTGTISAFPSERIGAAAEDDSDNIVALDELADRRRRRSS; this is translated from the coding sequence ATCGATAACGTCACCGCCGCCGACGGTGCTGAAGCCCCTGTTCAGGAGTCGCTCTTCGACATCGGTCCGTCCGACGAGGTCGGCTACCGCGTCCCGATCGCCTGCCAGGTCGCCGGCATCACCTACCGCCAGCTCGACTACTGGGCACGCACCGATCTGGTTCGCCCGTCCATCCGCAACGCGACCGGCTCCGGCTCGCAACGCCTGTACTCCTTCAAGGACATTCTGGTCCTGAAGATTGTCAAGGGCTTGCTCGACACCGGTATTTCCCTGCAGAACATCCGCCTCGCCGTGGACAAACTCCGCGACCGCGGCATCAACGAGATCTCCGAGATCACTCTCGTCTCCGACGGCACCACCGTCTACGAGTGCCGTAGCAACGATGAGATCATCGACCTCCTCGGCGGCGGCCAGGGTGTCTTCGGCATCGCCGTCCCGCAGATCGTCAAGGAGCTCACCGGCACCATCTCCGCTTTCCCGTCCGAGCGCATCGGCGCCGCTGCCGAGGACGATAGCGACAATATCGTTGCACTCGACGAGCTGGCTGACCGCCGCCGTCGTCGCAGCTCCTAA
- a CDS encoding magnesium and cobalt transport protein CorA gives MPPKIPLPRNKAKSQAKQKQAERPVPVPVERSVDFCRVFVEGKALPGSMHYTSAMERVKEADNGYVWLSLREPSAEQMERVAQEFGIHDLIVEDAVTAHQRPKVERYGEQLFIVIRTVVYRDDEEVTDLREIISTGEVQMLVGDDFVITIRHNAQLPNLTQELIEDQEISSLGPAAVAWKVADHIVENYMKVTTFLSSDVDELENEVFTPRQLINIDKIYMYKREVLEMRHATDPLGPALRSGLTLHKDLLSKPIRSYLRDVQDNAMIVSDNISAFDERLSSLLDASVAKVSMQQNSDMRTISAVVGMAALPTMIAGVYGMNFEYMPELSWHYAYPVVLLVMFGSILGMYWWFRKNHWL, from the coding sequence ATGCCGCCGAAAATTCCTCTGCCCCGCAATAAAGCGAAATCGCAGGCGAAGCAGAAACAGGCCGAGCGGCCCGTGCCAGTCCCGGTGGAACGCTCCGTCGACTTCTGCCGAGTTTTCGTCGAGGGCAAGGCCCTGCCGGGCTCGATGCACTACACCAGTGCCATGGAACGCGTGAAGGAAGCGGACAACGGCTATGTGTGGCTGTCGCTGCGCGAGCCGAGCGCGGAACAAATGGAGCGCGTCGCCCAGGAATTCGGCATCCACGACCTCATTGTGGAGGATGCCGTCACCGCGCACCAGCGCCCCAAGGTCGAGCGCTACGGCGAGCAGCTCTTCATCGTCATCCGCACGGTCGTCTACCGCGACGACGAGGAAGTCACCGACCTGCGCGAAATCATTTCCACCGGCGAGGTGCAGATGCTCGTCGGCGACGACTTCGTGATCACCATCCGCCACAATGCGCAGCTGCCGAACCTTACCCAGGAGCTCATTGAGGACCAGGAAATCTCGTCGCTCGGCCCCGCAGCGGTCGCATGGAAGGTCGCGGACCACATCGTGGAGAACTATATGAAGGTCACGACATTCCTCTCCAGCGACGTCGACGAGCTGGAGAACGAGGTGTTCACGCCGCGCCAGTTGATCAACATCGACAAGATCTACATGTACAAACGCGAGGTCCTGGAGATGCGCCACGCCACGGATCCGCTCGGGCCGGCGTTGCGTTCCGGTCTGACGCTGCACAAGGACCTGCTGAGCAAGCCGATCCGTTCGTACCTGCGCGACGTGCAGGACAACGCCATGATCGTCAGCGACAATATCTCGGCATTCGACGAGCGGCTCTCATCGCTTCTCGACGCCTCCGTGGCCAAAGTGTCCATGCAGCAGAACTCCGACATGCGCACGATCTCGGCTGTCGTCGGCATGGCGGCGCTGCCGACCATGATCGCCGGTGTGTACGGCATGAACTTCGAGTACATGCCCGAGCTCAGCTGGCACTACGCCTACCCCGTCGTGCTCCTGGTCATGTTCGGATCGATTCTGGGCATGTACTGGTGGTTTCGCAAGAACCACTGGCTCTAG
- a CDS encoding hemolysin family protein, whose product MDILISILALIGFVLLTASTGLFVAIEFAMTGLERSTIENHVQEKGDKTARAVQRDHGNLSFVLSGAQLGITLTTLATGFLAEPVLARFFTPLLELVGLDESASRPVALVLALIVATTLSMVFGELVPKNLAITNPLDTARFVVPPVNAFNTVFAWFIKGLNASANWFVRKLGIEPADELASARSGPELGAMVRSSAEAGGLDAATAKMLDRSLQFGETTAEEVMTPRSTVNSLDVEDTVSDLIALATETGHSRFPVRRGDLDDTVGLVHIKDAFSVPHDQRPTTLLSSLAKPVSFVPGTLDGDAVLNQVRSAGSQMVLVADEYGGTQGIVTIEDVVEEILGEVYDEHDDRESERDFHRFGASWEVSGLVRLDELAERTSYLAPDGPYETLGGLFMSALGRVPQVGDTVLLPVSDNEVQDDFESGNAGRWLARVSVMEGRRLDKAILTPVSDEEAARWSA is encoded by the coding sequence ATGGACATACTGATATCCATCCTCGCCCTGATCGGCTTCGTGCTGCTCACGGCATCCACCGGTCTCTTCGTCGCGATCGAATTCGCCATGACGGGCCTCGAGCGCTCCACGATCGAGAACCACGTGCAGGAGAAGGGCGACAAAACCGCCCGTGCCGTGCAGCGCGACCACGGCAACCTCTCCTTCGTGCTTTCTGGCGCACAGTTGGGCATCACGCTCACGACACTAGCCACCGGCTTTCTGGCCGAGCCCGTGCTCGCGCGGTTTTTCACGCCTCTACTCGAGCTCGTCGGACTTGATGAGTCCGCCTCGCGCCCCGTGGCCCTGGTGCTCGCGCTCATTGTGGCGACGACGCTGTCGATGGTCTTCGGCGAGCTCGTGCCGAAGAACCTGGCGATCACCAACCCCCTGGACACCGCCCGCTTCGTCGTGCCGCCGGTCAACGCGTTCAACACCGTTTTCGCCTGGTTTATCAAGGGCCTCAACGCCTCCGCCAACTGGTTCGTCCGCAAGCTCGGCATCGAGCCGGCCGACGAGCTCGCCTCGGCCCGCTCCGGTCCGGAGCTCGGCGCCATGGTGCGCAGCTCCGCTGAGGCAGGCGGCCTCGACGCCGCGACGGCGAAGATGCTCGACCGGTCCCTCCAATTCGGTGAGACCACCGCGGAAGAAGTCATGACTCCGCGCTCCACCGTCAACTCCCTCGACGTGGAAGACACCGTCAGCGACCTCATTGCTCTGGCGACCGAGACCGGGCACTCCCGCTTCCCCGTCCGCCGCGGCGACCTCGACGACACCGTTGGACTCGTCCACATCAAGGACGCGTTCTCCGTCCCGCATGACCAGCGGCCCACCACATTGCTGAGCTCCCTGGCCAAACCGGTGTCCTTCGTTCCCGGCACCCTCGACGGCGATGCCGTGCTCAACCAGGTCCGCTCTGCCGGTTCGCAAATGGTGCTGGTCGCCGACGAATACGGCGGCACCCAGGGCATTGTCACTATCGAGGATGTCGTCGAGGAGATTCTCGGCGAGGTCTACGACGAGCACGACGACCGTGAATCGGAGCGCGATTTCCATCGCTTCGGCGCCTCGTGGGAGGTCTCCGGCCTCGTGCGTCTCGACGAACTGGCTGAACGCACCAGCTATCTCGCCCCGGACGGGCCGTACGAAACCTTAGGTGGCCTGTTCATGTCCGCGCTCGGCCGTGTCCCGCAGGTCGGCGACACCGTGCTTCTGCCGGTCTCCGATAACGAGGTTCAGGACGATTTTGAGTCCGGTAACGCCGGCCGCTGGCTCGCCCGCGTTTCCGTCATGGAAGGCCGCCGCTTGGACAAGGCGATTCTCACCCCTGTGTCCGACGAGGAAGCTGCGAGGTGGTCCGCATGA
- a CDS encoding bifunctional nuclease family protein gives MSTVPVSLCGVFPVGPENFLCAVLLWEERRRFLPIWLSPVGGTQLLGRIGEWEPARPDTHNLLLDVIEQSTTGVAAIELTSYYNGVYLAQVTMEDGAEFDCRPTDALVLSLMLDMPIEVEEEVLNQASLWLNAEDASDYFDIQFDSDIADGTGNGADSSSNSASGDKQADLDFENLMRELGVEEEDLGFGSTGDTQDENGEEEP, from the coding sequence ATGAGCACTGTTCCAGTATCTTTATGCGGCGTTTTCCCCGTCGGGCCCGAGAATTTCCTCTGCGCTGTACTGCTGTGGGAGGAGCGCCGGCGCTTCCTGCCGATTTGGCTCTCGCCCGTTGGCGGCACGCAGTTGCTCGGCCGGATCGGGGAGTGGGAACCTGCCCGGCCCGACACCCACAATCTGCTATTGGACGTCATCGAGCAGTCCACCACCGGCGTTGCCGCCATTGAACTGACTAGTTATTACAACGGCGTGTACCTGGCGCAGGTGACCATGGAAGACGGCGCCGAATTCGATTGCCGCCCCACCGATGCGCTGGTGTTGTCCCTCATGCTCGACATGCCTATTGAAGTCGAGGAGGAGGTTCTCAACCAGGCCTCCCTGTGGCTGAACGCCGAGGACGCCTCCGATTACTTCGATATTCAATTCGACTCGGACATCGCAGACGGCACTGGTAACGGTGCCGACTCCAGCAGCAATTCCGCCAGCGGCGATAAGCAGGCGGATCTCGACTTCGAGAACCTCATGCGCGAACTCGGTGTCGAAGAGGAAGATCTGGGGTTCGGGAGTACTGGTGATACTCAAGATGAAAACGGGGAAGAGGAACCTTAA
- a CDS encoding hemolysin family protein, whose amino-acid sequence MNIWVATLLIIALLLANAFFVAAEFALVSSRKDRLESMLAQGKTGARRALNATEHLSIYLAGAQFGITIASLILGKVAEPAVAHFLEAPFTGLGVPENLLHPLSFVIALMIITVLHIIFGEMIPKNISIAGPETLAVWLTPAMDVWVKLTRPLIYALNEIARFTLKLMGVEQRDELDSTVDQEQLASMIQESRQEGLLDAEETARLANALSSENRSFKEVMIPIDQVVTIPDSRGGIPLAALERAVQETGYSRYPVEGSAGALLGYIHVKDVLDLLEADAANPVIPRNRIRRLSIVDGSGSLDDALTSMHRRSAHMAQVRDNGELVGVLALEDLIEEYVGTVSDWTHEDE is encoded by the coding sequence ATGAATATCTGGGTAGCAACACTCCTCATTATCGCGCTGCTGTTGGCCAACGCCTTCTTCGTCGCAGCGGAGTTCGCGCTCGTGTCTTCCCGCAAGGACCGGCTCGAATCGATGCTGGCGCAGGGGAAGACAGGTGCGCGCCGCGCGCTAAACGCGACGGAACACCTGTCGATCTACCTGGCCGGCGCGCAATTCGGAATCACCATCGCCTCGCTGATCCTGGGTAAAGTCGCCGAGCCTGCCGTGGCCCACTTCCTCGAAGCGCCCTTTACCGGCCTCGGGGTGCCGGAGAACCTCCTGCACCCGCTTTCCTTCGTGATCGCCTTGATGATCATCACGGTGCTCCACATCATCTTCGGCGAAATGATCCCGAAGAATATTTCCATCGCGGGGCCGGAAACGCTGGCCGTGTGGCTCACTCCGGCGATGGATGTGTGGGTGAAACTCACCCGCCCATTGATCTATGCCTTGAACGAAATCGCCCGCTTCACGCTCAAGCTCATGGGCGTCGAGCAGCGCGACGAGCTGGACTCCACCGTGGATCAGGAACAGCTAGCCAGCATGATCCAGGAGTCCCGCCAGGAGGGGCTCCTCGACGCTGAGGAGACCGCCCGCTTGGCCAATGCGCTGTCCTCGGAGAACCGCAGCTTCAAGGAGGTGATGATCCCCATCGACCAAGTGGTGACCATCCCCGATTCCCGCGGTGGCATTCCTCTCGCCGCGCTGGAGAGGGCGGTACAGGAAACTGGCTATTCGCGCTATCCGGTGGAAGGCTCCGCCGGCGCTTTGCTCGGATACATCCACGTCAAGGACGTTCTCGACCTGCTCGAAGCAGATGCCGCGAATCCGGTGATCCCGCGAAACCGCATCCGCCGCCTGAGCATCGTCGACGGCTCCGGCAGCCTCGACGACGCATTGACATCGATGCACCGCCGCTCCGCCCACATGGCCCAAGTCCGCGACAATGGGGAACTCGTCGGAGTCCTCGCGCTCGAGGACTTGATCGAGGAGTACGTGGGCACGGTGTCCGACTGGACCCACGAGGACGAGTAG
- a CDS encoding vWA domain-containing protein, producing MGRHSTGKNNYSLSKEVIAIIVAVALVIAAAVAWLFLRDSGNGSDTASGDQAECVSGDLALPVAAASKSVGEQLIDDYASSNPVVRDYCVKPEYVDSIEEAAVYVAPVSPVSNEEITSADRSSATSEPAAVYATPVGTAAADAAAAALETVLFPTAEQPETSALVAQALADSDEAAAKALTDQRVQTVAAAAAEKDKAVATTEDAAPEGLTFTPLEDKELVYAAFPLNTTDSVNEEQTRAAQAFSDYSGKMFIDSHGDADTKPADVSEPVWSAAMPEGGKRITDPAAADTGQHTDSADGNGDGNSDTAAAGVPSEPMKTLFLLDTSAAMTGFNDPAAEAIDAATSEITGAGHEVALWNYSSPLTPGVTQGYRTNVGFTGDADAVTGTASRFLNDGQPQTREAVAAAVAYAESEAAPDAPVRIVLITSGSSDIADEYAEQALAEARDKGVSLTIVRSGDGEPDEKLADAAEFTTDAATPGDLVAAIRSAAGVK from the coding sequence ATGGGACGGCACTCCACCGGAAAGAATAACTACTCCTTGTCCAAGGAGGTCATAGCGATCATTGTGGCTGTCGCCCTCGTGATCGCCGCCGCTGTCGCGTGGCTGTTCCTCCGCGATAGCGGCAACGGTTCCGACACCGCCTCCGGCGACCAGGCTGAGTGCGTGTCCGGCGACCTGGCGCTCCCTGTCGCCGCTGCAAGCAAGTCCGTGGGCGAGCAGCTTATCGACGACTACGCCTCGTCCAACCCTGTCGTCCGCGACTACTGCGTGAAGCCGGAATACGTCGACTCGATCGAGGAAGCCGCCGTCTACGTCGCACCTGTCTCCCCGGTGTCCAACGAGGAGATCACTTCCGCCGACCGGAGCTCTGCGACGAGCGAACCTGCCGCTGTGTATGCCACACCGGTCGGCACCGCCGCCGCTGACGCCGCCGCAGCCGCCCTCGAGACTGTTCTCTTCCCCACTGCTGAGCAGCCCGAGACCTCCGCCCTCGTCGCGCAAGCCTTGGCCGACTCTGATGAGGCTGCCGCGAAGGCTCTCACCGACCAGCGCGTCCAGACCGTTGCTGCCGCTGCAGCGGAAAAAGACAAGGCCGTCGCCACTACAGAAGATGCCGCTCCCGAGGGGCTGACCTTCACCCCGCTCGAGGACAAGGAACTCGTCTACGCCGCTTTCCCCCTGAACACAACCGACAGCGTGAATGAGGAGCAAACCCGCGCCGCCCAGGCTTTCTCCGACTACAGCGGCAAGATGTTCATTGACTCCCACGGCGACGCCGACACGAAGCCGGCTGACGTCAGCGAGCCCGTCTGGTCCGCCGCCATGCCTGAAGGCGGCAAGCGCATCACCGACCCGGCTGCCGCAGATACCGGTCAACACACCGACAGCGCCGACGGAAACGGAGACGGGAACTCCGATACCGCCGCAGCCGGCGTACCGTCCGAGCCCATGAAGACTCTCTTCCTCCTCGACACCTCGGCAGCCATGACCGGGTTCAACGACCCCGCAGCCGAAGCTATTGACGCCGCCACCAGTGAGATCACCGGCGCCGGCCACGAAGTCGCCCTGTGGAACTACTCCTCCCCGCTCACCCCGGGCGTGACCCAGGGCTACCGCACCAATGTCGGTTTCACCGGTGATGCCGATGCAGTCACTGGCACCGCATCCCGGTTCCTCAATGACGGCCAGCCACAAACCCGAGAGGCAGTCGCCGCCGCCGTCGCCTACGCAGAGTCCGAGGCGGCTCCCGACGCGCCGGTCCGCATCGTCCTGATCACCTCCGGCTCGTCCGACATCGCCGACGAATACGCCGAGCAGGCTCTCGCCGAGGCTAGGGACAAGGGTGTCTCCCTGACTATCGTCCGCTCCGGCGACGGTGAACCCGACGAGAAGCTCGCCGACGCCGCCGAGTTCACCACCGACGCCGCCACCCCCGGCGACCTCGTCGCTGCCATCCGCTCCGCAGCTGGCGTGAAGTAG
- a CDS encoding 3-methyladenine DNA glycosylase, whose amino-acid sequence MPTTTQSLTRAEWTDRMEEHEERARTWIDPHLARRSRGEKHPIWDFLFDYYSIRPAHVMRWHPGLHATLIDAADAPHTRWRDYAVSPGGTVSADVDSFLAHRGNAVDKVLTLLRATEANRAQFDCFGLHEWAMVYRQEKHRHPLPLRLSQADTDAVVEEHDIKCTHFDAFRFFTPPAKPLNLTVLNNTTRPDHEQAGCLHVGMDLYKWAAKMEPLVPGDLLLDCFELARDIRLLDMEASPHDCRELGYGVVPIETPEGKAEYVARQRSFSERAKPLRHRLVAILEEVLAG is encoded by the coding sequence ATGCCCACCACAACGCAGTCGCTTACCCGCGCGGAGTGGACCGACCGCATGGAGGAGCACGAGGAGCGTGCCCGCACATGGATCGACCCGCACCTCGCGCGCCGGTCCCGCGGGGAGAAACACCCCATCTGGGACTTCCTCTTCGACTACTACTCCATCCGCCCCGCGCACGTGATGCGCTGGCACCCAGGGCTGCACGCAACGCTTATCGACGCCGCCGATGCGCCCCACACACGCTGGCGCGACTATGCGGTCAGCCCCGGCGGCACTGTGAGCGCCGATGTCGACAGCTTTCTCGCCCACCGCGGCAACGCGGTGGACAAGGTGCTCACCCTCCTGCGCGCCACTGAGGCTAACCGTGCCCAGTTCGACTGCTTCGGCCTGCATGAGTGGGCCATGGTCTACCGTCAGGAGAAGCACCGCCACCCGCTGCCGTTGCGCCTGAGTCAGGCCGACACCGACGCGGTGGTCGAGGAGCACGACATCAAGTGCACGCATTTCGATGCCTTCCGCTTCTTCACACCGCCCGCGAAGCCGCTCAACCTGACTGTTCTCAACAACACGACCAGACCCGACCACGAGCAGGCCGGGTGCCTGCACGTCGGGATGGACCTCTACAAGTGGGCCGCGAAGATGGAGCCGCTTGTTCCCGGCGACCTCCTCCTAGACTGCTTCGAGCTCGCCCGCGACATCCGGTTGCTCGACATGGAGGCATCCCCCCACGACTGCCGGGAACTCGGTTACGGCGTCGTTCCGATTGAGACGCCGGAGGGAAAAGCGGAATACGTCGCCCGCCAGCGGTCCTTTTCCGAGCGCGCAAAACCCCTGCGACACCGCCTTGTCGCGATCCTCGAAGAGGTCCTTGCGGGCTAA
- a CDS encoding PaaI family thioesterase: MDINDLMHLQNRQLNDDEIAMLNSAATEFDSFIGLTFTEFGPEKMVATIQAAPKHHQPAGMVNGGVFCSIGETMGSFAGFVAAGGPVVGMNNSTDLLRSVTDGVIEAETTPVHVGRRTQLWRTEMRSDGKLVAVCTLRTMVMGA; this comes from the coding sequence ATGGACATCAACGACCTCATGCACCTGCAGAACCGCCAGCTCAACGACGATGAAATCGCAATGCTCAACTCAGCCGCGACCGAGTTCGATTCTTTTATCGGCCTGACATTCACCGAATTCGGCCCGGAAAAGATGGTCGCCACCATTCAAGCGGCGCCGAAGCACCACCAGCCAGCGGGCATGGTCAACGGGGGAGTGTTCTGCTCCATTGGCGAGACAATGGGCTCTTTCGCAGGCTTTGTCGCCGCCGGTGGACCCGTGGTGGGCATGAACAACAGCACGGACCTGCTGCGCAGCGTCACCGACGGCGTGATCGAGGCTGAGACGACTCCGGTGCACGTCGGCCGCCGTACCCAGCTGTGGCGCACCGAGATGCGCTCGGACGGCAAGCTCGTCGCAGTGTGCACCCTGCGCACGATGGTGATGGGGGCGTAG